In Desulfarculaceae bacterium, the following are encoded in one genomic region:
- a CDS encoding IclR family transcriptional regulator: MPRVIPSVARALSVLELFLAEQCPLSVPEIVERLGFPRTTAHELVNTLLHVGYLRRDEKQSNKVFLGPKVLELGNVYAAKLDLISEGRKVAEEIVANCDETVQMAILDGIEAVFVAKVDCSKMVRLVSRVGSRLPAHCTAVGKMMLSSLSDQEIDELYHGRDQLERMTENSIVSLAQLKHELAVIRRRGLSYDDCESNTDIRCVSAPVYSHTGKMVAAMSISVPISRITSSKQDELAAIIRKGAREVSQSMGQAVM; this comes from the coding sequence TTGCCGCGCGTAATCCCCTCGGTAGCCCGCGCCCTCAGCGTTCTGGAGCTTTTCCTGGCCGAGCAGTGCCCCCTGTCGGTCCCGGAGATAGTCGAACGTCTGGGCTTTCCGCGCACCACCGCCCACGAGCTGGTGAACACCTTGTTGCACGTGGGCTATCTGCGGCGGGACGAGAAGCAATCCAACAAGGTGTTCCTGGGCCCCAAGGTCCTGGAGCTGGGCAACGTCTACGCGGCCAAGCTGGATCTGATCAGCGAAGGGCGCAAGGTGGCCGAGGAGATCGTGGCCAATTGCGACGAGACGGTGCAGATGGCCATCCTGGACGGCATCGAGGCGGTGTTCGTGGCCAAGGTGGACTGCTCCAAGATGGTGCGCCTGGTCTCGCGGGTGGGCTCCCGGCTGCCGGCCCATTGCACCGCCGTGGGCAAGATGATGCTATCGAGCCTCTCCGACCAGGAGATCGACGAGCTCTACCACGGCCGGGACCAGCTGGAGAGGATGACCGAGAACAGCATCGTCTCCCTGGCCCAGCTTAAGCACGAGCTGGCGGTCATCCGCAGGCGGGGCCTGTCCTACGACGACTGCGAGTCCAACACCGACATCCGCTGCGTCTCGGCCCCGGTGTACAGCCACACCGGCAAGATGGTCGCGGCCATGAGCATCTCGGTGCCCATCTCGCGCATCACCTCCAGCAAGCAGGACGAGCTGGCGGCGATCATCCGCAAGGGCGCCCGGGAAGTCTCCCAGAGCATGGGCCAAGCCGTCATGTGA
- a CDS encoding 2-oxoacid:acceptor oxidoreductase family protein: MHGIRIDGRGGQGAVLASKMLAQAFYRQGFWVQAFPAFGMERRGAPVSAYVRVDEKPILRRGRIETAQTVIALDPALLEMIEVTHGLAEGGLLLLNHTEKPQDVGLAGSFRMATLDATKLALAHRLGSSSSPIVNTVVLGAFAKLDPDLELQNVLGAIEQYTPAKVEANVEAARQAFDAVVKG, from the coding sequence ATGCATGGAATAAGGATTGACGGCCGGGGGGGCCAAGGGGCGGTCTTGGCATCCAAGATGCTGGCCCAGGCCTTTTACCGTCAGGGTTTCTGGGTGCAGGCCTTTCCCGCCTTTGGCATGGAACGGCGCGGCGCCCCGGTTTCGGCCTACGTCCGGGTGGACGAAAAGCCGATCCTCAGACGAGGCCGCATCGAGACCGCCCAGACGGTCATCGCGCTGGACCCCGCCCTGCTGGAGATGATCGAGGTAACCCACGGCTTGGCCGAGGGCGGGCTGCTCTTGCTCAACCACACCGAGAAGCCCCAGGACGTGGGCCTGGCGGGCTCCTTCCGCATGGCCACCCTGGACGCCACCAAGCTGGCCCTGGCCCACCGCCTGGGCTCCAGCTCCTCGCCCATCGTGAACACCGTGGTGCTGGGCGCCTTTGCCAAGCTCGACCCGGACCTGGAGCTGCAAAACGTCCTGGGGGCCATCGAGCAATACACCCCGGCCAAGGTCGAAGCCAACGTTGAGGCGGCCCGGCAGGCCTTCGACGCCGTGGTCAAAGGGTAG
- a CDS encoding NAD(P)-binding protein — MNHKNDITTMAALPKVPITSGDMDFNRTGLWRYLMPAVQERTAPCQAACPLGMPSPDFINDLLRQDGAQALGRVLAVNPLPGVTGRLCYHPCQAKCLRKELDHNLKIQMLERHLADTASEPATAGRNQTGPAAAVLGAGPLGLAAAYFLGLAGLTVSLIDPLEQPGGFLTSLEPGKLSPEALGRESARLIRLAGLKPVMGAEFAALAAEGPGDGWALVIHDQSAHAPDSTPGQSLADLATRLVPGPIRLDSAALCPNGAYKASQVALALAAGRELAALALSDLGMAAQSQELQELGEGPRAGEPVKAEEIRYDLFEAAGPGPEGDAFASEEQALAEAGRCLSCGHCNLCGRCMVFCPDVSLSVNPQGTAPEVDEMHCKGCGICAHECPRRALVMTR, encoded by the coding sequence GTGAACCACAAAAACGATATAACCACCATGGCCGCCCTGCCCAAGGTGCCCATCACCAGCGGGGACATGGATTTCAACCGCACCGGGCTCTGGCGCTACCTGATGCCCGCGGTGCAGGAGCGGACGGCTCCCTGCCAGGCAGCCTGCCCCCTGGGAATGCCCTCCCCGGACTTCATCAACGATCTGCTCCGCCAGGACGGCGCCCAGGCCCTGGGCCGGGTGCTGGCGGTGAACCCCCTGCCCGGGGTGACCGGGCGGCTGTGCTACCACCCCTGCCAGGCCAAGTGCCTGCGCAAGGAACTGGACCATAACCTGAAGATTCAGATGCTGGAGCGGCACCTGGCCGACACCGCGTCGGAGCCGGCAACGGCCGGCCGCAACCAGACGGGGCCCGCGGCGGCGGTTTTGGGCGCGGGGCCTCTGGGCCTGGCCGCGGCTTACTTCCTGGGCCTGGCCGGGCTAACGGTGAGCCTGATCGATCCCCTGGAGCAGCCGGGCGGTTTCCTTACCAGCCTGGAGCCGGGCAAGCTGAGCCCCGAGGCCCTGGGCCGCGAGAGCGCGCGCCTTATCCGCCTGGCCGGGCTCAAGCCGGTCATGGGCGCGGAGTTCGCCGCCCTGGCCGCCGAGGGCCCGGGCGACGGCTGGGCCCTGGTCATCCACGACCAGAGCGCCCACGCCCCCGATAGCACCCCCGGCCAAAGCCTGGCCGATTTGGCGACGCGGCTTGTCCCGGGCCCCATCCGGCTGGACAGCGCCGCGCTGTGCCCCAACGGGGCCTACAAGGCCAGCCAGGTGGCCCTGGCCCTGGCCGCCGGACGCGAGCTGGCGGCCCTGGCCCTGAGCGACCTGGGCATGGCCGCGCAAAGCCAAGAGCTGCAGGAGTTGGGCGAGGGCCCCCGGGCCGGGGAGCCCGTAAAGGCCGAGGAGATCCGTTACGACCTGTTCGAGGCCGCCGGGCCCGGGCCGGAGGGGGACGCCTTTGCCAGCGAGGAGCAGGCCCTGGCCGAGGCCGGGCGCTGCCTCTCCTGCGGCCACTGCAACCTCTGCGGCCGCTGCATGGTTTTCTGTCCGGACGTGTCACTGAGCGTGAACCCGCAAGGAACCGCGCCGGAGGTGGATGAGATGCACTGCAAAGGCTGCGGAATCTGCGCCCACGAATGCCCCCGGCGGGCGCTGGTGATGACGCGATGA
- the porA gene encoding pyruvate ferredoxin oxidoreductase, translating into MSTNKLLTGTETAAQAALLARVDVVPAYPITPQTVIVETLAEMIGSGELDAAYINVESEHSAMASCIGAAAAGARAFTATSSQGLALMHEVLHYAANGRMPIVMVNANRALAPPWNLYCDQSDSLAQRDTGWLQYYCADCQDVLDSILVAYKVAEEVSLPVMINLDAFYLTHTSEAVELPDQEAVDAFIPKQIKAVMDTEHPATYGNVCGPELYTSIRYNRHYDAVGALESWQRASQAYAQAFGRSCPPVQTYKTEDAETILVVAGSASGALRLAVDQMREQGHAAGMLRLAMLRPFPGEMIARAVGGAKRLVVVERGVSSGMGGIVGQELKAALFGRPGGLDIWSLFAGLGGKDIVPEEIAAEALAIAAGKPSGPEHGDHCIWTGLLP; encoded by the coding sequence ATGAGCACCAACAAGCTGCTGACCGGGACCGAAACCGCCGCCCAGGCCGCGCTGCTGGCCAGGGTGGACGTGGTGCCCGCCTATCCCATCACTCCCCAGACCGTGATCGTGGAGACCCTGGCGGAGATGATCGGGAGCGGCGAGCTGGACGCCGCCTACATCAACGTGGAATCCGAGCACTCGGCCATGGCCAGCTGCATCGGAGCCGCCGCTGCCGGGGCCCGGGCCTTCACCGCCACCTCGTCCCAGGGCCTGGCCCTGATGCACGAGGTGCTGCACTACGCGGCCAACGGCCGGATGCCCATCGTGATGGTAAACGCCAACCGCGCCCTGGCCCCGCCCTGGAACCTCTACTGCGACCAGTCCGACTCCCTGGCCCAGCGGGACACCGGCTGGCTCCAGTACTACTGCGCCGATTGCCAGGACGTCCTGGACTCCATCCTGGTGGCCTACAAGGTGGCCGAAGAGGTCTCCCTGCCGGTGATGATCAACCTGGACGCCTTCTACCTGACCCACACCTCCGAGGCGGTGGAGCTGCCGGACCAGGAGGCGGTGGACGCCTTCATCCCCAAACAGATCAAGGCCGTCATGGACACCGAGCACCCCGCCACCTACGGCAACGTGTGCGGGCCCGAGCTCTACACCTCCATCCGCTACAACCGGCACTACGACGCAGTGGGGGCCCTGGAAAGCTGGCAGCGGGCCTCCCAGGCCTATGCCCAGGCCTTCGGGCGCTCCTGCCCCCCGGTGCAGACCTACAAGACCGAGGACGCCGAGACGATCCTGGTGGTGGCCGGTTCGGCCTCCGGCGCCCTGAGGCTGGCCGTGGACCAGATGCGCGAGCAAGGCCACGCCGCCGGGATGCTGCGCCTGGCCATGCTGCGCCCCTTCCCCGGGGAGATGATCGCCCGGGCGGTGGGCGGCGCCAAGCGCCTGGTGGTGGTGGAGCGGGGGGTTTCCAGCGGCATGGGCGGCATCGTGGGCCAGGAGCTCAAGGCCGCCCTGTTCGGCCGCCCCGGCGGCCTGGATATCTGGAGCCTGTTCGCGGGGTTGGGCGGCAAGGACATCGTGCCCGAAGAGATAGCCGCCGAAGCGCTGGCCATCGCGGCCGGAAAGCCCAGCGGCCCCGAGCATGGGGATCACTGCATATGGACGGGGCTACTGCCATGA
- a CDS encoding pyruvate ferredoxin oxidoreductase (catalyzes the formation of acetyl-CoA from pyruvate and coenzyme A), which translates to MTNTALTQDIMGPGHLACAGCGAAIAMRHAMEALGPKTNIVVPAGCWSTFIGVYPNSCLRVPVMSVAFATTAATASGLKAGLERMGRGEETVLAWAGDGGTFDIGIQALSGAAERNEDIIFVCYDNEAYMNTGIQRSSATPPGAWTTTTPESALKSQRKKNMVAIMAAHGVPYAATASIAYPEDFMAKMAKANSIRGTKFIHLFASCPTGWRHGSELSVEVAARAVKSRVFPLYEVMDGEEWRMSPMPAKEPVSEYLRMQGRFKAMGPEIEAEFQRGVDRSWKSLARKCAPSA; encoded by the coding sequence ATGACCAATACGGCGCTCACGCAAGACATCATGGGGCCGGGCCACCTGGCCTGCGCCGGTTGCGGCGCGGCCATCGCCATGCGCCACGCCATGGAGGCCCTGGGCCCCAAGACCAACATCGTGGTGCCGGCGGGCTGCTGGTCCACCTTCATCGGGGTCTACCCCAACAGCTGCCTCAGGGTGCCGGTGATGTCGGTGGCCTTCGCCACCACCGCCGCCACGGCCTCGGGCCTCAAGGCCGGGCTGGAACGGATGGGACGGGGCGAGGAGACCGTGCTGGCCTGGGCCGGCGACGGCGGCACCTTCGACATCGGCATCCAGGCGCTGTCCGGCGCGGCCGAGCGCAACGAGGACATCATCTTCGTGTGCTACGACAACGAGGCCTACATGAACACCGGCATCCAGCGCTCCTCGGCCACCCCGCCGGGAGCCTGGACCACCACCACGCCGGAAAGCGCCCTGAAGAGCCAGCGCAAGAAGAACATGGTGGCCATCATGGCCGCCCATGGGGTGCCCTACGCCGCCACCGCGTCCATCGCCTACCCCGAGGACTTCATGGCCAAAATGGCCAAGGCCAACTCCATCCGGGGCACCAAGTTCATCCACCTGTTCGCCTCTTGCCCCACCGGCTGGCGGCACGGGTCGGAGCTTTCGGTGGAGGTGGCGGCCCGGGCGGTGAAAAGCCGGGTGTTCCCGCTCTACGAAGTGATGGACGGCGAAGAGTGGCGGATGAGCCCAATGCCCGCCAAGGAGCCGGTCTCGGAATATCTGAGGATGCAAGGCAGGTTCAAGGCCATGGGACCTGAAATCGAGGCGGAGTTCCAGCGCGGGGTCGACCGAAGCTGGAAGAGCCTGGCCCGGAAATGCGCGCCCAGCGCCTGA
- the dctP gene encoding TRAP transporter substrate-binding protein DctP — MSLKKKIMTLGVCGMALAAVLLMVPGGAAAEDEVIKMTMAHADVADPTQYVHAGAVAFKEYVEKASNGKIQVTISAGGALGNTASLQEMTMTGEVEASTSHTEGTIAIIYPNIQCLSVPYLFQNVDQALEVFRGDFGQALFEDMRKQTGIRVIGIWDNGGFRNFTNNKREVRSPKDMKGLTIRTMDNPAHMEIVRSLGAKPIPISWAELYTALQTGVVDGEENSIPTFLLGSLQEVQKYMVMDGHVYSQLHMFVNDKWFNGLPKKYQEIILQGGQAAGYAGQRANRVYRDIGRNICIKAGVQFYDPTPAELAEFKALAQPPVTKFIREKGVKDPKWVDGVLKASDEALVKLGYKKK; from the coding sequence ATGTCTCTTAAGAAAAAGATCATGACCCTTGGGGTGTGCGGGATGGCCCTGGCCGCCGTTCTGCTGATGGTTCCCGGGGGCGCCGCCGCCGAGGACGAGGTCATCAAGATGACCATGGCTCACGCCGACGTGGCCGACCCCACCCAGTACGTGCACGCGGGCGCGGTGGCTTTCAAGGAGTACGTGGAGAAGGCCTCCAACGGCAAGATCCAGGTGACCATCAGCGCGGGCGGCGCCTTGGGCAACACCGCCTCGCTGCAAGAGATGACCATGACCGGCGAGGTGGAGGCTTCCACCTCCCACACCGAAGGCACCATCGCCATCATCTATCCCAACATCCAGTGCCTCTCCGTCCCGTATCTGTTCCAGAACGTGGACCAGGCCCTGGAGGTCTTCCGGGGTGATTTCGGCCAGGCGCTGTTCGAGGACATGCGCAAGCAGACCGGCATCCGGGTGATCGGCATCTGGGACAACGGCGGCTTCCGCAACTTCACCAACAACAAGCGCGAGGTGCGCTCGCCCAAGGACATGAAGGGCCTGACCATCCGCACCATGGACAACCCGGCTCACATGGAGATCGTGCGCTCTCTGGGCGCCAAGCCCATCCCCATCTCCTGGGCCGAGCTCTACACCGCCTTGCAGACCGGCGTGGTGGACGGCGAGGAAAACTCCATCCCCACCTTCCTTTTGGGTTCCCTGCAAGAGGTGCAGAAGTATATGGTTATGGACGGTCACGTCTACAGCCAGCTGCACATGTTCGTCAACGACAAGTGGTTCAACGGCCTGCCCAAGAAGTATCAGGAGATCATCCTGCAGGGCGGCCAGGCGGCGGGTTACGCCGGCCAGCGGGCCAACCGCGTCTACCGCGACATCGGCCGCAACATCTGCATCAAGGCCGGCGTGCAGTTCTATGATCCCACCCCGGCCGAGCTGGCCGAGTTCAAGGCCCTGGCTCAGCCGCCGGTGACCAAGTTCATCCGCGAGAAGGGCGTCAAGGACCCCAAGTGGGTGGACGGCGTGCTCAAGGCCTCCGACGAGGCTCTGGTCAAGTTGGGCTACAAGAAGAAGTAA
- a CDS encoding TRAP transporter small permease yields the protein MKLPRVLQLVGSVANKVAANISITFFFAMTLIVWAQIFFRYVLGDGIVWAEEIAKFMMVWMALLGAAVVYYEGGHIAITFFISRRPGLRYIQMFHTLLGAVLFGLLIFYGIKYASFGLMSISPASGIKRFWPYLAIPVGGGFLFIQSIIRLLQMALGYDQGLPAEEYTREQERADKELAR from the coding sequence ATGAAGTTACCCCGCGTTCTTCAATTGGTGGGCTCGGTGGCCAACAAGGTGGCCGCCAACATTTCCATCACCTTTTTTTTCGCCATGACCCTGATCGTGTGGGCCCAGATCTTCTTCCGCTACGTTCTGGGCGACGGCATCGTCTGGGCCGAGGAAATCGCCAAGTTCATGATGGTGTGGATGGCCCTTTTGGGGGCCGCGGTGGTCTATTACGAAGGCGGCCACATCGCCATCACCTTTTTCATCTCGCGGCGCCCGGGCCTGCGCTACATCCAGATGTTCCACACCTTGCTGGGCGCGGTGCTCTTCGGCCTGCTCATCTTCTACGGCATCAAATACGCCTCCTTCGGCCTGATGTCCATTTCGCCCGCCAGCGGGATCAAGCGCTTCTGGCCCTATCTGGCCATTCCGGTGGGCGGAGGGTTCCTGTTCATCCAAAGCATCATCCGCCTGCTGCAAATGGCCCTGGGTTATGACCAGGGGCTCCCGGCCGAGGAATACACCCGGGAGCAGGAACGCGCGGACAAGGAGTTGGCCCGATGA
- a CDS encoding TRAP transporter large permease: MTAIIMFSIMVFLLLAGLPVAIMLGVVSTAWVMSAGSSIQMVASRMYAGIDMFVLMAIPFFCLAGEIMNRCGITDRLIKFVDFMIGRVRGGLAQANIYSSLLFAGITGAAVADVSALGSIFIPAMEKQGYTRKFSAMITAASSIIGPIIPPSIIVVVYGAVTGLSVGTLFAACMIPGVIVGLSMSAFVAIIARKRKFPKIEEPFEMKAFVVCFKDSILALIMPVIIIGGIFSGAFTPTEAAAVAVFYALLVGLVVYHTVTVRNVLQSARNAMRTSAMLFFIIGFANILGWIIARVQLPETIAKFMLTLSSNPTILLLLVLVLLLFVGTWLEITASCIILAPILSPVMVQVGVHPVHFAVVMVVALNVGLITPPLGVALFAAVGVGKVPFEDLVAELWPFFALDVLVLLLLVFIPELSLAVPRALGFIQ, translated from the coding sequence ATGACCGCCATAATCATGTTCAGCATCATGGTGTTCCTGCTCCTGGCCGGACTGCCCGTGGCCATCATGCTGGGGGTGGTCTCCACCGCCTGGGTGATGTCGGCCGGCAGCTCCATCCAGATGGTCGCCTCGCGCATGTACGCGGGGATCGACATGTTCGTGCTCATGGCCATCCCCTTCTTCTGCCTGGCCGGGGAGATCATGAACCGCTGCGGCATCACCGACCGCCTGATCAAGTTCGTGGATTTTATGATCGGGCGGGTGCGGGGCGGTCTGGCCCAGGCCAACATCTACAGCAGTCTTTTGTTCGCGGGCATCACCGGCGCGGCGGTGGCCGACGTTTCGGCCCTGGGATCGATCTTCATCCCGGCCATGGAAAAGCAGGGCTACACCCGTAAGTTCTCGGCCATGATCACCGCGGCCAGCTCCATCATCGGGCCGATCATTCCGCCCAGCATCATCGTGGTGGTATACGGCGCGGTGACCGGGCTTTCGGTGGGCACTCTTTTCGCGGCCTGCATGATTCCGGGCGTCATCGTGGGCTTGAGCATGAGCGCCTTCGTGGCGATCATCGCCCGCAAGCGCAAATTCCCCAAGATCGAGGAGCCCTTCGAGATGAAGGCCTTCGTGGTGTGCTTCAAGGACTCCATCCTGGCCCTGATCATGCCCGTGATCATCATCGGGGGCATCTTCTCCGGGGCGTTCACCCCCACCGAGGCCGCGGCGGTGGCCGTGTTCTACGCCCTGCTGGTGGGCCTGGTGGTCTACCACACCGTCACGGTGCGCAACGTGCTGCAGTCGGCCCGCAACGCCATGCGCACCTCGGCCATGCTCTTTTTCATCATCGGCTTCGCCAACATCCTGGGCTGGATCATCGCCAGGGTGCAGCTTCCCGAAACCATCGCCAAGTTCATGCTCACCCTGAGCAGCAACCCCACCATCCTGCTGCTGTTGGTGCTGGTCCTGCTGCTGTTCGTGGGCACCTGGCTGGAGATCACCGCCAGCTGCATCATCCTGGCCCCCATCCTCTCGCCGGTCATGGTGCAGGTGGGGGTGCATCCGGTGCACTTCGCGGTGGTGATGGTGGTGGCGCTCAACGTGGGCCTGATCACCCCGCCCCTGGGGGTGGCGCTGTTCGCCGCGGTGGGCGTGGGCAAGGTGCCCTTCGAGGACCTGGTGGCCGAGCTGTGGCCCTTCTTCGCCCTGGACGTGCTGGTGCTGCTGCTCCTGGTTTTCATCCCGGAGCTTTCCCTGGCTGTCCCCAGGGCGCTGGGGTTCATACAATAG
- a CDS encoding 4Fe-4S binding protein → MTVKALRLITQHTMFLVLTYGGRLGISLGSALPCLSCPYVSGCGGYCYLMALQSGVWGLAMPLGDMVSAQGLEALYYLGIFVLLAALFNKLWCGWICPFGLIQDWLTMLRKKLGIREARLSWRNRERLKPVKYILLAYLVVVPLLIAHAGLSGDFGLPFCQICPAKPIMPLFAGITHHLALDLTNTITLVFSILSVGIAGGMLVGMFYKERFFCIFCPMLILIHVLKKISPIRFEKEVDGCLGCGNCHRMCPVDIRDVQEQKTKKDVLSEDCMLCLTCVESCPQDKVLRLKFLQWPLFASSRKYVARHFPMKKRAHASDE, encoded by the coding sequence TTGACGGTCAAGGCGCTTCGTTTGATCACCCAACACACCATGTTCCTGGTGCTGACCTATGGCGGGCGCCTGGGCATCAGCCTGGGCAGCGCCTTGCCCTGCCTTTCCTGCCCCTATGTGTCCGGCTGCGGAGGCTACTGCTATCTGATGGCCCTGCAGAGCGGGGTGTGGGGCCTGGCCATGCCCCTGGGGGACATGGTCTCGGCCCAGGGCCTGGAGGCGCTTTATTACCTGGGGATCTTCGTCCTGCTGGCCGCCTTGTTCAACAAGCTCTGGTGCGGCTGGATCTGTCCCTTCGGCCTGATTCAGGACTGGCTGACCATGCTGCGCAAAAAGCTGGGCATCCGCGAGGCGCGGCTTTCCTGGCGCAACCGGGAGCGGCTCAAGCCGGTCAAGTATATCCTGCTGGCCTATCTGGTGGTGGTGCCCCTGCTGATCGCCCATGCCGGCCTTTCCGGCGATTTCGGCCTGCCGTTTTGCCAAATTTGCCCGGCCAAGCCCATCATGCCTCTGTTCGCCGGCATCACCCACCACCTGGCCCTGGACCTAACCAACACCATCACCCTGGTGTTTTCCATTCTGTCGGTGGGCATCGCCGGGGGCATGCTGGTGGGCATGTTTTACAAGGAGCGTTTCTTCTGCATCTTCTGCCCCATGTTGATCCTGATCCACGTGCTGAAAAAAATCAGCCCCATCCGCTTTGAAAAAGAGGTCGATGGTTGCCTGGGCTGCGGCAACTGCCACCGTATGTGCCCGGTGGACATCCGGGATGTGCAGGAGCAAAAGACCAAGAAAGACGTGCTGAGCGAGGATTGCATGCTGTGCCTGACCTGCGTCGAGTCCTGCCCCCAAGACAAGGTGCTCAGACTCAAGTTTTTGCAATGGCCCCTGTTTGCCTCGTCGCGCAAATACGTGGCGCGCCATTTCCCCATGAAAAAGAGAGCTCATGCCTCAGACGAATAA
- a CDS encoding 2-hydroxyacyl-CoA dehydratase family protein: MPQTNNPPNQAGQHLLDQVRAQVLAEHQAQADALRQRSDYIPALDYFLDLLARPLSLEKMRAAIGRPVMEQLCNLAPYELFHAFGVHPVRMGCGCNSVQRLVASGNPVLMCPVMKSNLGMQRLHGQAGEEGAVRVVPTSCDWVVKYPEMARQDGRETHFLELPHSRQSEKGQQRWLEEIYGFAALLEKKTGKKLKRQRLLASIEAFMRAWRALQELADLRRRRLIPGIFFMVVANSFMLDAVEPWTEHLGQLLEEAASRRAAATGRGIFLAGSPIAFPNYKLPHLIEEAGMDVCADDLCTSERVLPGAVCYDDPSEHGLLRALSERYHRGCICPTFADNERRVNSILNTCRQNDIQGVVYHVLKGCHPCDIESVTMGETLKQHGYKFLRIETDFAKEDSQNLLTRLEAFGEIL; this comes from the coding sequence ATGCCTCAGACGAATAATCCGCCCAATCAGGCGGGGCAACACCTCTTGGATCAGGTCAGGGCCCAGGTGCTGGCCGAGCACCAGGCCCAGGCGGACGCCCTGCGCCAACGATCCGACTACATCCCGGCCCTGGATTACTTCCTCGATCTGCTGGCGCGGCCCCTGTCTTTGGAAAAGATGCGCGCCGCGATTGGCCGGCCGGTCATGGAGCAGCTGTGCAACCTGGCCCCATATGAGCTGTTTCACGCCTTTGGGGTGCATCCCGTGCGCATGGGCTGCGGGTGCAATTCAGTGCAACGTCTGGTCGCCTCCGGCAATCCGGTGCTCATGTGCCCGGTGATGAAATCCAACCTGGGCATGCAACGGCTGCACGGCCAAGCCGGGGAAGAGGGGGCCGTCCGGGTGGTGCCCACCTCCTGCGACTGGGTGGTCAAGTACCCGGAAATGGCGCGGCAGGACGGTCGGGAGACCCATTTCCTGGAGCTGCCCCACTCGCGCCAGTCCGAAAAAGGCCAGCAACGCTGGCTGGAAGAGATATACGGCTTCGCGGCCTTGCTGGAAAAAAAGACCGGCAAGAAGCTCAAGCGGCAGCGCCTGCTGGCCTCCATCGAGGCCTTCATGCGGGCCTGGCGGGCGCTCCAGGAGCTGGCTGATCTTCGCAGGCGCCGCCTGATTCCCGGCATCTTTTTCATGGTGGTGGCCAACAGCTTTATGCTCGACGCGGTAGAGCCCTGGACCGAGCACCTGGGCCAACTGCTGGAAGAGGCAGCCTCGCGCCGGGCGGCCGCCACGGGCCGGGGCATTTTTCTGGCCGGGTCGCCCATCGCCTTTCCCAACTACAAGTTGCCCCACCTGATAGAAGAGGCGGGCATGGATGTATGCGCGGATGACCTGTGCACCTCGGAGCGGGTGTTGCCCGGCGCGGTCTGTTACGACGACCCCTCGGAGCACGGCCTGTTGCGGGCCTTGTCCGAACGCTATCACCGGGGATGCATCTGCCCCACTTTTGCCGATAATGAGCGCCGGGTGAACAGTATCCTCAACACCTGCCGGCAAAACGATATCCAGGGCGTGGTGTACCACGTGCTCAAGGGCTGCCACCCCTGTGACATTGAAAGCGTCACCATGGGCGAAACTCTGAAGCAACACGGGTACAAGTTTCTAAGGATCGAGACGGACTTCGCCAAGGAGGACAGCCAAAACCTCCTCACCCGCTTGGAGGCCT